Proteins from a genomic interval of Paenibacillus lentus:
- a CDS encoding acetylornithine transaminase codes for MAQSDLKEAKAPQAEDKGVKSALFPSYARYPISLVKGHGSWLWDDQGNRYLDFMSGLAVTNLGHAPEKVTAKVKAQLDELWHVSNLFHIPGQEKAAQLLTEVTCADVVFFCNSGAEANEAAIKLARRYHQKVKGTDRYEVITFEQSFHGRTLATLTATGQQKVKDGFLPLPEGFKTVPLHDIQALKNAIGPNTAAVMLEMIQAEGGVYPVDPDFVQELVALCKKEGLLLIVDEVQTGMGRTGKWFAHEHYGIEPDIFTSAKGIASGLPVGAMLAKEYLREAFTPGSHATTFGGNPVAVAAVVATIETMLEDKIPQRAEKMGKYLQERLHEAFQDEPFVKAIRGKGLLIGIECAEPVAELVIEGQKKKLLFVTAGPNVIRLLPNLNVSREEIDQAVETLAAIISAYTSEEEA; via the coding sequence ATGGCACAAAGTGATCTTAAAGAAGCAAAGGCACCCCAGGCTGAGGACAAAGGGGTAAAGAGCGCACTCTTTCCCAGCTATGCCCGCTATCCAATCAGTCTCGTCAAAGGACATGGCAGCTGGCTTTGGGATGATCAGGGGAATCGTTACCTCGACTTTATGAGCGGGCTGGCGGTCACGAACTTGGGGCATGCCCCGGAGAAGGTTACAGCCAAAGTAAAAGCTCAGCTGGATGAGCTGTGGCATGTATCGAATTTGTTCCATATCCCAGGGCAGGAGAAAGCTGCGCAGCTGCTGACGGAGGTTACCTGTGCTGATGTCGTATTTTTCTGCAACAGCGGAGCGGAGGCGAATGAAGCCGCGATTAAGCTGGCGCGTCGTTATCATCAGAAGGTAAAAGGAACGGATCGTTATGAAGTGATTACCTTTGAGCAGTCCTTCCATGGACGAACGCTGGCTACGCTGACGGCTACGGGTCAACAGAAGGTCAAGGATGGCTTCCTGCCGCTTCCGGAAGGCTTTAAGACAGTGCCATTGCATGATATACAGGCATTAAAAAATGCCATTGGGCCGAATACGGCTGCGGTTATGCTGGAAATGATTCAGGCCGAGGGCGGTGTATATCCGGTAGACCCGGACTTTGTTCAAGAGCTTGTCGCGCTTTGCAAGAAAGAAGGTCTCCTTCTGATCGTGGACGAGGTGCAAACAGGAATGGGGCGTACCGGAAAGTGGTTTGCACATGAGCATTACGGTATTGAGCCGGACATTTTTACCTCGGCCAAGGGCATTGCGAGCGGACTTCCCGTTGGGGCGATGCTGGCTAAGGAATACCTGCGTGAAGCGTTCACGCCAGGCAGTCACGCAACGACATTCGGCGGCAACCCGGTAGCAGTGGCTGCGGTCGTGGCTACGATCGAGACGATGCTTGAGGATAAAATCCCGCAGCGTGCCGAGAAAATGGGCAAATACTTGCAAGAGCGGCTTCACGAGGCTTTCCAGGATGAACCGTTCGTAAAGGCGATCCGTGGCAAAGGCCTGCTGATCGGTATCGAGTGCGCCGAACCGGTGGCTGAATTGGTTATCGAGGGCCAGAAGAAAAAATTGCTGTTCGTGACGGCAGGACCGAATGTTATTCGCCTGCTGCCTAACTTGAACGTGAGCCGGGAGGAGATTGATCAGGCCGTCGAAACGCTGGCCGCGATTATTTCTGCCTATACATCTGAGGAGGAAGCATAA
- the argF gene encoding ornithine carbamoyltransferase → MSQPDATKHNKINLSGRDFIELSDYTTEEIQYLIDLAVEIKTKHKKGEVYHPLKGKTVGLIFEKSSTRTRVSFEVGTYQLGGHALFLSKNDIQLGRGETIADTAAVMSRYLDGIMIRTFGHENVVELARYSSVPVINGLSDLAHPCQVLADLQTIYEYKGALKGLKLAYIGDGNNMAHSLMIGCAKLGVHISVASPEGYEPDAKITAEAQQIAKATGAVIEVIRDPKAAARQADVIYTDVWASMGFEEEQKAREAAFADYQVNEELVQHAKPDYLFMHCLPAHRGEEVSEGVIDGKNSIIFDQAENRLHAQKALMAALIG, encoded by the coding sequence ATGAGTCAACCCGATGCAACGAAGCATAATAAGATTAATCTGAGCGGCCGCGATTTCATTGAGCTCAGTGATTATACGACGGAAGAAATACAATATTTAATTGATTTGGCGGTTGAGATTAAGACGAAGCATAAGAAGGGTGAAGTTTATCATCCGTTAAAAGGAAAAACTGTCGGTCTTATTTTTGAAAAATCCTCGACGCGGACACGAGTATCCTTCGAAGTAGGAACCTATCAGCTCGGCGGGCATGCCCTGTTCCTGAGCAAAAATGATATCCAGCTCGGCCGCGGCGAAACGATTGCCGATACGGCTGCCGTTATGTCGAGATATTTGGACGGGATTATGATTCGCACCTTTGGTCATGAGAATGTCGTCGAGCTAGCCCGCTATTCATCCGTTCCGGTTATTAACGGGCTGAGCGATCTGGCCCACCCGTGCCAAGTGCTGGCGGACTTGCAGACCATCTACGAATATAAGGGAGCTTTGAAGGGCTTGAAGCTGGCTTATATCGGCGATGGCAATAATATGGCACATTCCCTGATGATCGGCTGCGCGAAACTGGGAGTTCATATTTCTGTGGCGAGCCCGGAAGGCTATGAGCCGGATGCAAAAATCACTGCGGAGGCGCAGCAAATTGCTAAAGCGACCGGGGCGGTCATTGAGGTCATTCGTGATCCGAAGGCGGCTGCCCGGCAGGCGGACGTCATTTATACGGATGTCTGGGCTAGCATGGGCTTTGAGGAAGAGCAGAAGGCGCGCGAGGCGGCTTTTGCTGATTATCAGGTCAATGAAGAGCTGGTACAGCATGCCAAACCGGATTATTTGTTTATGCACTGTTTACCGGCCCATCGCGGCGAGGAAGTAAGCGAAGGGGTTATCGACGGCAAGAACTCGATTATTTTTGACCAGGCGGAGAACCGTCTTCATGCTCAGAAAGCCCTGATGGCGGCATTGATTGGATAG
- a CDS encoding argininosuccinate synthase: protein MAKNKIVLAYSGGLDTSIILKWLKETYDAEIIAFTADIGQKEELDGLEAKALATGASKVYIDDLREEFAKDFIYPMFQAGAMYEGQYLLGTSIARPLIAKRMVEIARAEGAMAIAHGATGKGNDQVRFELAAAGLAPEIEVIAPWRLSEFRDRFPGRAEMIAYAEENGIPVTASAAKSYSMDRNLLHISYESGVLEDPWFDASAAESKDMYLLSVAPEDAPDEPEYLELEFEQGNCIGLNGQRLDPLGVMEKLNELGGKHGIGRVDMVENRFVGMKSRGVYETPGGTILFTAHRKMESLTMDREVMNLRDSLITRYSTLVYNGFWFAPERLALQALVTESQKNVTGTVRVKLYKGNIIAAGVKSPVSLYNPDIATMEADPTEAYDQGDATGFIRLNALRLKVSSGVEQSGK, encoded by the coding sequence ATGGCAAAAAATAAAATCGTATTAGCCTACTCAGGCGGCTTGGACACATCTATTATTCTAAAGTGGCTTAAAGAAACTTATGACGCGGAAATTATCGCTTTTACGGCAGATATCGGCCAGAAAGAAGAATTGGACGGACTGGAAGCCAAAGCATTGGCCACCGGGGCTTCTAAAGTCTACATTGACGATCTTCGCGAGGAATTCGCCAAAGATTTCATTTACCCGATGTTCCAGGCGGGTGCCATGTATGAGGGGCAATATCTGCTGGGTACGAGTATTGCTCGTCCGCTGATCGCAAAGCGTATGGTAGAAATCGCGCGTGCTGAAGGGGCGATGGCTATCGCTCACGGCGCTACGGGGAAAGGCAACGACCAGGTGAGATTCGAACTGGCTGCTGCAGGCCTGGCTCCGGAAATTGAAGTGATTGCGCCATGGCGCCTAAGTGAATTCCGCGACCGTTTCCCAGGCCGCGCCGAAATGATCGCTTACGCGGAAGAGAATGGCATTCCGGTAACAGCGTCTGCTGCGAAGTCTTATTCGATGGACCGCAATTTACTGCATATTAGCTATGAGAGTGGCGTTCTTGAGGATCCTTGGTTCGATGCAAGCGCAGCGGAGAGCAAGGATATGTACTTGTTGAGCGTTGCTCCAGAGGATGCGCCGGATGAGCCGGAATATTTGGAGCTGGAATTCGAGCAAGGCAATTGCATTGGCCTCAATGGGCAGCGTCTGGATCCGCTCGGCGTGATGGAGAAGCTGAATGAGCTTGGCGGTAAGCACGGCATTGGCCGGGTAGATATGGTTGAGAACCGCTTTGTCGGAATGAAGAGCCGCGGTGTGTATGAGACGCCGGGGGGGACGATTCTATTTACCGCTCATCGCAAAATGGAATCCCTCACAATGGATCGCGAAGTGATGAATCTGCGCGACAGCTTGATTACCCGCTACAGCACGCTCGTATATAATGGCTTCTGGTTTGCCCCGGAACGCCTTGCTTTGCAGGCGCTTGTTACGGAAAGCCAGAAAAACGTGACGGGAACGGTTCGTGTGAAGCTATATAAAGGAAATATCATCGCTGCCGGCGTCAAAAGCCCAGTCAGCCTTTACAATCCGGATATCGCTACGATGGAGGCCGACCCGACGGAAGCCTACGATCAAGGGGATGCTACCGGCTTTATCCGTTTGAACGCGCTGCGCCTGAAAGTGAGCTCCGGTGTGGAACAAAGCGGTAAGTAA
- the argH gene encoding argininosuccinate lyase → MSKLWGGRFTKQTNKLVEQYTASIEFDKALAEEDVQGSLAHVTMLAKCGIVPEGDAEKIKEGLQSVLQKIRRGELEYSVSDEDIHMNIEKNLIEEIGPVGGKLHTGRSRNDQVATDMHLYLRKRVVEFVGLLHDLQEALIGQAKANLDTIVPGYTHLQRAQPILFAHHLLAYVSMFGRDIERLQDSYKRINVLPLGAGALAGTTFPIDRHFVAEQLQFDSVYENSLDAVSDRDFILEFLADASILMMHLSRLSEELVMWSSTEFRFVELDDAFCTGSSIMPQKKNPDVPELVRGKTGRVYGNLMGLLTVLKSLPLAYNKDMQEDKEGMFDTVATLQGALQLFAPMIATMKVNKEQMREAVNKDFSNATDIADFLANKGLPFRQAHEVIGKTVLYCIQHNKYLLDLSLEEFKQFSPLFDDSIYEVLQPETVVNARNVYGGTATSQVAAAISRAEEKLQATGQWVQEYLEKSK, encoded by the coding sequence GTGAGCAAGCTGTGGGGAGGCCGCTTTACGAAGCAGACCAACAAATTAGTTGAACAATATACTGCATCCATCGAGTTTGACAAGGCGCTGGCCGAAGAGGATGTGCAGGGAAGTTTGGCGCATGTGACGATGCTGGCCAAATGTGGAATCGTGCCTGAAGGTGACGCTGAGAAGATTAAGGAAGGATTGCAGTCCGTTCTGCAGAAAATCCGTCGCGGAGAGCTGGAGTATTCCGTCTCTGACGAGGATATTCACATGAATATCGAGAAAAATCTGATTGAGGAGATCGGCCCGGTCGGCGGCAAACTGCATACAGGCCGCAGTCGCAATGATCAGGTGGCGACGGACATGCATCTTTATCTGCGGAAGCGTGTTGTAGAATTTGTAGGCCTGCTGCACGATTTACAGGAAGCTCTGATTGGACAAGCCAAAGCGAACCTGGATACCATTGTACCGGGTTATACCCATTTACAGCGGGCTCAACCGATTCTGTTCGCTCACCATTTGCTGGCTTATGTCTCGATGTTTGGACGGGATATCGAGCGCCTGCAGGACAGCTACAAGCGGATTAACGTTTTGCCGCTCGGCGCGGGGGCCCTTGCAGGAACGACCTTCCCGATTGATCGCCATTTCGTAGCTGAGCAGCTACAGTTCGACAGTGTCTATGAAAATAGCCTGGATGCGGTCAGTGACCGTGATTTCATTCTAGAGTTTTTGGCGGACGCATCGATTTTGATGATGCATTTGTCGCGCTTGAGCGAGGAACTCGTGATGTGGAGCAGTACCGAGTTCCGTTTTGTCGAATTGGACGACGCATTTTGTACCGGCAGCAGCATTATGCCGCAGAAAAAGAATCCAGACGTGCCGGAGCTTGTCCGTGGCAAGACGGGGCGCGTGTACGGCAATTTGATGGGGCTCTTGACTGTGCTGAAATCTTTGCCGTTGGCTTACAATAAAGATATGCAGGAAGATAAGGAAGGTATGTTTGACACTGTAGCTACACTGCAGGGGGCACTGCAGTTATTCGCTCCGATGATTGCCACGATGAAAGTGAACAAAGAGCAAATGCGCGAAGCAGTGAACAAGGACTTCTCCAATGCGACCGACATCGCCGACTTCCTGGCGAATAAGGGTTTGCCGTTTCGCCAGGCCCATGAGGTTATCGGTAAGACGGTGCTGTATTGCATCCAGCACAATAAATATTTGCTGGACCTCTCTTTGGAGGAATTCAAGCAATTTTCACCGCTGTTTGATGACAGCATTTACGAGGTACTTCAGCCTGAAACGGTCGTTAACGCCCGCAACGTATACGGCGGTACGGCAACAAGCCAAGTGGCAGCCGCAATCAGCCGGGCCGAGGAGAAATTGCAGGCAACCGGGCAATGGGTACAGGAGTATTTGGAAAAAAGCAAATAA
- a CDS encoding methyl-accepting chemotaxis protein produces MRKIWLKTRKIFEFRTLRNRLLLVFTIMLIIPNLVITVSSLTSAKYQMEDKIGNAAKTSVVLMNEALNASIGAQVENVEQLVMQMNSKQIDEKSPEVQAMLELFMEKHPGLELLTVGNNNKAFLKAPDPGPHEYDPTGREWYKRALANPAQTIIIDPFQSSTSGNHNLYISRALPDGQGAMTVSFNMNNINEFTRNVEIGSEGFVYIFDRSSKITYHPQYEPGEDAVGEHIPLIQAMDSGFIDYKNEITGKPQRAYVHTNDLTGLKIVGVLEMSEFDKAIVPIIQTSVIVLGIALLVSGIVLFLIIRSVTRPIEQLNRSAKRVGEGYLNEEVQIKRKDEVGQLAANYNEMVASIRGMVMDVAEVSSQLTASSEELMAGTEQNAKTVEHVVDLVQTSSEGAEKQATVSLESANTMEEMSQGIYKIAEASGTIVESSSKTVEDVHYGSEKVEQVSLQMEEIRRSTEQSAELMNRMNELSAHIAGMSTAISDIAVQTNLLALNAAIEAARAGEEGRGFSVVAGEVRKLAEQSRTTAEQISEDVVQMTSLAEQVYAAINVEVAANVERGITVTAEAQNAFQQIQNSTQQITEQIHDVSAITQQMSASAEEITNSVKHIAQTSQESLDSFQSVTAATQEQLASMEEISSAADGLARMAADMQSKIEHFKV; encoded by the coding sequence ATGAGAAAAATATGGTTGAAAACAAGAAAAATATTTGAATTTAGAACGCTGCGTAATCGTCTTTTGCTTGTATTTACGATTATGTTGATTATCCCTAATTTAGTTATTACTGTTTCCAGTCTGACGAGTGCAAAGTATCAAATGGAAGACAAAATCGGGAACGCAGCCAAGACTAGCGTTGTGCTGATGAACGAAGCGTTGAATGCATCGATAGGAGCGCAAGTTGAGAATGTCGAGCAATTGGTTATGCAGATGAACTCCAAGCAAATCGACGAAAAGTCTCCAGAGGTACAAGCGATGCTGGAGTTGTTTATGGAGAAGCATCCGGGGCTTGAACTGTTGACCGTAGGGAACAATAACAAGGCATTTTTGAAGGCGCCCGATCCGGGTCCGCATGAATATGATCCTACTGGAAGAGAGTGGTACAAGCGCGCGCTTGCCAACCCGGCGCAAACAATAATTATCGATCCTTTCCAATCAAGTACTTCGGGAAATCATAATTTATATATTAGCCGGGCGCTTCCGGATGGTCAGGGTGCAATGACGGTATCTTTTAACATGAATAATATCAATGAATTTACTCGAAATGTAGAGATCGGAAGTGAGGGGTTCGTCTACATCTTCGACCGCAGCAGCAAGATTACTTATCATCCGCAATATGAGCCTGGCGAGGATGCCGTAGGGGAACATATTCCGTTGATTCAGGCGATGGATTCTGGCTTTATTGACTACAAAAACGAGATAACAGGCAAGCCACAGCGCGCTTATGTTCATACGAACGACCTCACGGGCCTTAAAATCGTCGGAGTTCTGGAAATGAGTGAATTCGATAAAGCGATTGTTCCGATCATCCAAACTTCGGTGATTGTACTTGGTATCGCACTATTGGTCTCTGGCATCGTGTTATTTCTGATCATCCGCAGTGTAACTCGTCCAATTGAGCAGTTGAACCGTTCTGCTAAGCGGGTAGGGGAGGGCTATTTGAATGAGGAAGTCCAGATCAAACGGAAAGACGAAGTCGGGCAATTGGCCGCAAACTATAATGAAATGGTTGCCTCAATACGGGGAATGGTCATGGATGTCGCAGAGGTCTCCAGTCAGCTTACTGCCTCCAGCGAAGAACTGATGGCCGGTACCGAGCAGAATGCAAAAACGGTGGAGCATGTCGTCGATTTGGTTCAAACCTCATCTGAGGGTGCTGAAAAACAGGCCACCGTTTCGCTGGAGAGCGCCAACACGATGGAGGAAATGTCCCAGGGCATTTATAAAATTGCCGAAGCATCGGGGACGATCGTCGAATCATCTTCGAAGACGGTGGAGGATGTTCATTATGGAAGCGAGAAGGTAGAGCAGGTCAGCTTACAAATGGAGGAAATTCGCCGATCGACGGAGCAATCAGCCGAGCTGATGAACCGGATGAACGAGCTGAGCGCTCATATTGCCGGCATGAGTACCGCGATTTCGGATATCGCCGTACAGACGAATTTACTTGCGCTGAATGCAGCGATCGAAGCCGCGCGCGCCGGTGAAGAGGGACGTGGGTTCTCTGTCGTAGCGGGTGAAGTGCGGAAACTGGCCGAGCAATCCAGAACGACGGCGGAGCAGATCAGCGAGGATGTCGTGCAAATGACAAGCTTGGCAGAGCAAGTATATGCGGCCATCAATGTAGAGGTCGCGGCCAATGTAGAGCGCGGCATCACGGTCACTGCGGAAGCGCAAAATGCCTTCCAGCAAATTCAGAATTCTACGCAGCAAATTACAGAGCAAATTCACGACGTATCTGCAATTACGCAGCAAATGTCGGCTAGCGCGGAGGAAATTACCAATTCGGTGAAGCATATTGCGCAAACCTCGCAGGAAAGCTTGGATTCCTTCCAAAGTGTTACAGCCGCAACACAAGAGCAGCTGGCCTCGATGGAGGAAATCTCGTCCGCCGCAGACGGACTTGCTCGTATGGCTGCGGACATGCAAAGCAAAATTGAGCATTTCAAAGTATAA
- a CDS encoding carbohydrate ABC transporter permease, translating to MERTTSLATGTPVRKKSFLKRWDSPIAGYLFISPWLIGFLALTAYPMLLSLYYSFTNYTLMKPIEWIGMENYNRIFTTDEKFAQSIKITFYYVLASVPLKLIAALLVAMLLNRAVRGISIYRTAIYFPSLIGASIAVSLLWKNIFGVDGFFNKVLGIFGIPGTGWVTNPDTALWSLIVLSVWQFGSSMVIFLAGLKQIPTDLYEASAVDGAGKLRQFFKITLPMLSPTLYFNLIMGVINSFQVFTPAYVITGGGPMNSTYVYALYLYERAFSRYQLGYSSSLAWIMLLLIVAAAVAINLTSKYWVFYESESQGGKRK from the coding sequence ATGGAACGAACGACATCTTTAGCTACCGGTACGCCTGTGCGTAAAAAGTCATTTCTCAAGCGTTGGGACTCTCCCATTGCAGGTTATTTATTCATTTCACCATGGCTGATCGGATTTTTGGCGTTAACGGCCTATCCGATGCTGTTATCTTTATATTATTCCTTTACGAACTATACGCTTATGAAACCGATCGAATGGATTGGCATGGAGAACTATAACCGTATTTTTACTACGGACGAGAAATTCGCCCAATCGATCAAAATCACGTTTTATTATGTGCTGGCTTCAGTTCCGCTAAAGCTCATTGCGGCTCTGCTTGTGGCCATGCTGCTGAACAGGGCGGTGCGCGGGATTTCAATCTATCGTACAGCCATCTACTTCCCATCCTTGATCGGGGCGAGTATCGCGGTTTCTCTACTATGGAAAAACATCTTTGGCGTGGACGGCTTCTTTAACAAGGTGCTCGGCATTTTCGGGATTCCCGGGACAGGCTGGGTGACGAACCCGGATACGGCGCTTTGGTCGCTGATCGTGCTGTCAGTATGGCAATTCGGCTCTTCAATGGTCATTTTCCTCGCCGGCTTGAAGCAAATTCCGACAGATCTTTACGAGGCTTCGGCGGTGGACGGTGCGGGCAAGCTGAGACAATTTTTCAAAATTACGCTCCCGATGCTGTCGCCTACGTTGTATTTCAATCTCATTATGGGGGTTATCAACTCCTTCCAGGTGTTCACGCCTGCTTACGTAATTACCGGCGGAGGACCGATGAACTCCACCTATGTGTATGCGCTTTATTTATATGAGCGGGCATTCAGTCGCTACCAGCTGGGCTACTCCTCTTCGTTGGCTTGGATCATGCTGCTGCTGATCGTCGCTGCTGCCGTCGCGATTAACCTGACGTCGAAATATTGGGTATTCTACGAATCCGAGAGTCAAGGGGGGAAAAGAAAATGA